From the genome of Candidatus Schekmanbacteria bacterium RIFCSPLOWO2_02_FULL_38_14, one region includes:
- a CDS encoding MFS transporter, with amino-acid sequence MKTGRFRYKILFTLWLLYFINYWDRISVLTLLPLIREDLHLTHAEIGFAASIFFLAYAIAQVFAGHMADRFGAKIMMTIAISAFTVVTFVTGLIQNLKQFLLIRVALGLGEGQHWTPSLKICADWFPTKEKGRATGIYSTSFTMGPAVAPIVATLIAASFGWRNVFFFLAIPGLIGIIFLYYFIINTPKQAYELGRLEKNEFDYISSGLLPALAGEKKNVYGAILKDSVFWLYSIAFFFNLAVFWGNTTWISSFLYEQHKIKIAEMGVIAAIPFIVGGASQILGGYLMDKVFHGKIKPILLISFLGCIPCLYAIGKIQTGNISMLILLFVLLGFFANLNWGPFIAFIQLRYPREIVGTAAGISNFIGQCGAFLSPVIAGFLITKTNGNIFYGNAFIFFSLCALMAAVLSLFLKEELFRIEN; translated from the coding sequence ATGAAAACCGGCAGATTTCGTTACAAGATACTTTTTACCCTCTGGCTTCTTTATTTCATAAACTACTGGGACAGGATAAGTGTTTTAACCCTTCTCCCTCTGATAAGAGAGGACTTGCACCTCACCCATGCAGAAATCGGTTTTGCTGCATCAATTTTCTTTCTTGCCTATGCTATTGCTCAGGTCTTTGCAGGTCACATGGCTGACCGTTTTGGCGCAAAAATAATGATGACAATTGCCATATCTGCTTTTACGGTTGTAACCTTTGTTACAGGGCTTATTCAGAACCTTAAACAATTCCTTCTTATCAGAGTTGCCCTTGGGCTGGGAGAAGGTCAGCACTGGACTCCAAGCTTAAAAATATGCGCTGATTGGTTTCCTACAAAAGAAAAAGGACGGGCTACAGGGATATACAGCACTTCATTCACCATGGGCCCTGCTGTTGCTCCAATTGTCGCCACTCTGATTGCAGCATCATTTGGATGGAGAAATGTTTTTTTCTTTCTGGCAATTCCCGGACTAATCGGAATAATATTTCTCTATTATTTTATTATAAACACTCCAAAACAGGCATATGAACTTGGCAGACTGGAAAAAAATGAATTTGACTATATCAGCTCAGGACTTCTTCCGGCGCTTGCAGGAGAGAAAAAAAATGTTTATGGGGCAATTCTGAAGGATTCTGTTTTCTGGCTTTACTCTATTGCCTTTTTTTTTAACCTTGCGGTTTTCTGGGGAAACACTACTTGGATTTCATCTTTTCTCTATGAACAGCACAAAATTAAAATCGCGGAGATGGGAGTAATAGCTGCCATACCTTTTATAGTAGGAGGAGCCTCACAGATTCTTGGCGGCTATCTTATGGACAAGGTTTTTCATGGAAAAATAAAGCCGATTCTCCTTATCTCATTTTTAGGCTGCATACCGTGCCTTTATGCCATAGGAAAAATTCAGACAGGAAATATATCAATGCTGATTTTACTCTTTGTCCTTCTTGGCTTCTTCGCAAATCTTAACTGGGGCCCCTTTATTGCATTCATTCAGTTAAGATATCCGAGAGAAATAGTAGGAACTGCTGCAGGAATCAGTAATTTCATAGGCCAGTGCGGCGCGTTTCTTTCACCGGTAATTGCAGGCTTTCTAATAACAAAAACTAATGGTAATATTTTTTATGGCAATGCCTTTATCTTCTTCTCCCTGTGCGCACTAATGGCAGCAGTGCTCTCGTTATTCTTAAAAGAAGAGTTATTCAGAATAGAGAACTAA
- a CDS encoding acylphosphatase (catalyzes the hydrolysis of acylphosphate), producing MNDKVRIKAVVKGFVQGVGYRYFTVREAANLGLNGHVKNLYDGNVETVAEGEKKEIEKFILRLKKGPSLSKVTDVEVVWEDYRGEYKGFDIKF from the coding sequence ATGAATGATAAGGTCAGGATAAAGGCAGTAGTAAAGGGGTTTGTTCAAGGCGTAGGTTACCGCTATTTTACTGTAAGAGAGGCAGCAAACCTTGGATTAAACGGACATGTAAAAAACCTTTACGATGGCAATGTGGAAACTGTTGCAGAGGGAGAGAAAAAAGAAATTGAAAAGTTTATCCTTAGATTAAAAAAGGGCCCTTCGCTGTCAAAAGTAACAGATGTAGAAGTTGTATGGGAGGATTACAGAGGGGAGTACAAAGGCTTTGATATTAAATTTTGA
- a CDS encoding N-acetyl-gamma-glutamyl-phosphate reductase — protein MIKVGIIGTSSLTSGEILKILINHPKAKLAYLESEHFTGKKVWEVHKFLKGILDLTLKAFSEEEIIENCSVVFISKQHDYASKISRKLIENGVKVIDLGADFRLKDCKEYQKWYGVDHKDHALVKIAIYGLPEIYGNKIKKAMLVANPGCYPTSIILGCNPLVKNEWIDLKDIIVSSYSGISGAGRFAKPGMNLFMDNYRNLFPYNVASHRHTPEIEQELSVISGSSVNLTFVPHVAPLDKGILSTIYLKPEKKCSEDEIRELYNEAYRKCHFVRVYGKGEYPSTLNVVDTNFCDIGIKYDERSNRIIVISAIDNLVKGAAGQAVQNMNIMMGIDETEGLPVGKKI, from the coding sequence ATGATAAAAGTTGGAATCATCGGAACATCGAGCCTGACATCAGGCGAGATTTTAAAAATTTTAATAAACCATCCAAAAGCAAAGCTTGCCTATCTTGAATCAGAACATTTTACCGGGAAAAAGGTCTGGGAAGTCCATAAATTCTTAAAAGGAATTCTGGATTTGACTCTTAAGGCTTTTTCTGAAGAAGAGATTATTGAAAACTGCTCTGTGGTTTTTATTTCAAAGCAACATGACTATGCCTCAAAGATTTCAAGAAAATTGATTGAAAATGGAGTGAAAGTCATAGACCTTGGCGCTGATTTCAGGCTCAAGGATTGTAAGGAATATCAGAAATGGTATGGGGTTGACCACAAAGACCACGCTCTTGTTAAAATTGCAATTTACGGACTTCCTGAAATATATGGAAATAAAATCAAAAAGGCAATGCTTGTTGCAAATCCCGGGTGCTATCCAACAAGCATAATACTTGGCTGCAATCCTTTGGTTAAAAATGAATGGATTGACTTGAAGGATATAATTGTCAGTTCTTATTCTGGAATTTCAGGCGCAGGAAGGTTTGCAAAACCCGGAATGAATCTTTTTATGGACAACTACCGCAATCTTTTTCCTTACAATGTGGCTTCTCACCGCCATACCCCTGAGATTGAACAGGAGCTTTCCGTAATTTCCGGAAGTTCAGTTAATCTGACATTTGTTCCCCATGTTGCACCTCTTGATAAGGGAATTTTAAGCACAATTTACTTGAAACCTGAAAAAAAATGCTCTGAGGATGAAATCAGGGAACTTTATAATGAAGCCTACAGGAAATGTCATTTTGTAAGGGTATATGGCAAAGGTGAATACCCTTCAACACTGAATGTGGTTGATACCAATTTCTGCGATATAGGGATAAAATATGACGAGCGCAGTAATAGAATTATTGTAATTTCTGCAATTGATAATCTTGTAAAGGGAGCTGCAGGACAGGCTGTTCAGAATATGAATATTATGATGGGTATTGATGAAACAGAGGGATTGCCTGTTGGCAAAAAAATTTAA
- a CDS encoding bifunctional phosphoglucose/phosphomannose isomerase produces MSEVLNNNSFISSIDKSNMYRELDNFPTTLSEKVALSLPKEYSSVKNIMIGGMGGSGICGDIIQSLFLEKADVPVEVVKDYTLPKHIGPDSLVIAISYSGNTEETLSLYDEARRRKSKIIAISNGGELEEKARKNKCPFMKVRDSLMPRTALGHLLNPLFNIILKLFPKALPYKDILEAEKILKKLQEKYTLSSLVSGNRAKEIAKRVEGKNIMIFGSEQITKPAVFRLKTQFNENSKLSVYYNFFPELGHNEIIGLADDPESKKSTIVVCLRSSMENPELKKCIDVALEIIKPKVGSIIELCGEGKSKLAQMLSLICLGDWTSYYFAILRKVDPTPVPSINQFKRMKKER; encoded by the coding sequence ATGAGTGAAGTTTTGAATAATAATAGTTTCATAAGCTCTATTGACAAAAGTAACATGTACAGGGAACTGGATAATTTTCCAACAACTCTTTCTGAAAAAGTAGCTCTCTCACTTCCTAAAGAATACTCATCTGTTAAAAATATAATGATTGGCGGAATGGGTGGTTCAGGAATCTGTGGAGATATAATTCAGTCCCTTTTTCTTGAAAAAGCAGATGTGCCGGTTGAAGTAGTAAAAGACTACACCCTTCCAAAACATATAGGGCCAGACTCTTTGGTTATAGCAATCAGTTATTCAGGAAACACAGAAGAAACTCTTTCGCTTTATGATGAAGCCCGCAGGAGAAAATCAAAAATCATTGCTATCTCAAATGGCGGGGAATTAGAAGAAAAGGCAAGAAAAAATAAATGCCCTTTTATGAAAGTCAGGGACAGCCTTATGCCAAGGACAGCCCTCGGGCACCTTCTCAATCCGCTTTTTAACATAATCCTTAAACTTTTTCCAAAAGCATTACCTTACAAGGATATCCTTGAAGCTGAGAAAATCTTAAAAAAGCTTCAAGAAAAATATACCCTTTCATCTCTGGTTTCTGGAAACAGGGCAAAGGAGATTGCAAAGAGGGTTGAAGGTAAGAATATAATGATTTTTGGTTCTGAACAAATAACAAAGCCCGCAGTATTCCGTTTAAAGACTCAATTTAATGAGAATTCAAAACTTTCGGTCTATTATAACTTCTTTCCCGAACTTGGGCATAATGAAATTATAGGGCTTGCAGATGACCCTGAGTCAAAAAAGAGTACAATAGTTGTATGTCTGCGTTCTTCTATGGAAAATCCTGAGCTTAAGAAATGTATTGATGTAGCTCTGGAAATTATAAAACCAAAGGTTGGAAGCATTATAGAATTATGCGGAGAGGGGAAATCAAAACTGGCTCAGATGCTTTCTCTTATCTGTCTTGGTGACTGGACAAGCTATTATTTTGCAATTCTCAGAAAAGTTGACCCTACACCAGTGCCGTCAATCAATCAATTCAAGAGAATGAAGAAAGAGAGATAA
- a CDS encoding adenylyltransferase encodes MFDFSEEQIERYSRHIILPEVGGKGQKKLLESSVLIIGAGGLGSPSAYYLGAAGIGKIGIIDGDVVELSNLQRQIIHSTTDLGRPKVESAKETINKLNSDVKVITYKERIDSKNIMGIIKDYDVILDGCDNFPTRYLVNDACVFAKKTNVHGSIFRFEGQATVFKPFDGPCYRCLYPQPPPPGAVPSCQEAGVLGVLPGIIGIIQAIEAIKIILGIGEPLTGRLLMYDALDMEFRELKIRKDPACPICGENPSIKELIDYEQFCGIR; translated from the coding sequence ATGTTTGATTTTTCTGAAGAACAGATAGAAAGATACAGCCGTCATATAATCCTGCCTGAAGTTGGCGGAAAGGGACAGAAAAAGCTTCTTGAGTCAAGTGTTCTGATTATCGGGGCAGGAGGGCTTGGCTCTCCGTCAGCATATTATCTTGGAGCTGCAGGAATAGGAAAAATTGGTATAATAGACGGAGATGTTGTTGAGTTGAGCAATCTTCAGAGGCAAATAATCCACAGCACCACTGACTTGGGAAGACCAAAAGTAGAATCTGCAAAAGAAACAATAAACAAACTAAACAGCGATGTTAAGGTAATAACATATAAAGAGAGAATAGATTCCAAAAACATAATGGGAATTATTAAAGACTATGATGTGATTTTAGACGGATGCGATAACTTTCCAACCCGTTATCTTGTGAATGATGCCTGTGTATTTGCAAAAAAGACAAATGTGCACGGCAGTATTTTCAGGTTTGAAGGGCAGGCAACAGTCTTTAAACCCTTTGATGGCCCTTGCTACAGGTGCCTTTACCCTCAACCACCTCCTCCGGGAGCAGTCCCAAGCTGCCAGGAAGCAGGGGTATTAGGAGTACTTCCCGGAATAATTGGAATTATACAGGCAATAGAAGCCATAAAAATCATACTTGGAATCGGAGAGCCTTTAACAGGAAGGCTTTTAATGTATGATGCTTTGGATATGGAATTTAGAGAATTAAAGATAAGAAAAGACCCTGCCTGCCCTATTTGTGGTGAAAACCCATCAATAAAAGAGCTGATTGACTACGAACAGTTCTGTGGGATTAGATAA
- a CDS encoding tRNA methyltransferase, which yields MNEYSITATLDITRETCPMTFVKTKLKLESLQAGDILEVFLKDGEPIKNVPRSVTDEGHKVLKVEQNGDVFRLIILKQ from the coding sequence ATGAACGAATATTCCATTACAGCAACATTGGATATAACCAGAGAAACATGCCCGATGACCTTTGTGAAAACCAAGCTTAAGCTTGAATCCCTTCAGGCAGGCGATATTTTAGAGGTTTTTCTGAAAGATGGAGAGCCGATCAAAAATGTTCCAAGGTCAGTTACAGATGAAGGGCATAAGGTTTTAAAAGTTGAACAAAATGGAGATGTTTTTCGTCTCATAATCCTCAAACAATAA
- a CDS encoding pyruvate ferredoxin oxidoreductase (catalyzes the ferredoxin-dependent oxidative decarboxylation of pyruvate to form acetyl-CoA), with protein sequence MIEIRFHGRGGQGAVVASKILSLALFNEGRHVQSFPIFGIERRGAPVAAFIRIDDEPIRLRTCVYEPDYVVVLHSTLIESVDVTEGLEKGGMILINTHKKPDDYPQLSSFSVATVDASSIAYSHGLGNPSSPIVNTAILGAFLKITEIVPFKSLEKAIAEEILVNTEKNILAARDAYKMCRFELKENLKREKAVLIK encoded by the coding sequence ATGATTGAAATCAGATTTCATGGCAGGGGAGGACAGGGAGCAGTAGTTGCTTCAAAAATCCTCTCATTGGCTTTGTTCAATGAGGGAAGACATGTCCAGTCCTTCCCCATTTTTGGGATAGAGCGAAGAGGCGCGCCTGTCGCAGCCTTTATCAGAATTGATGATGAACCAATCAGACTGCGCACATGTGTGTATGAGCCGGACTATGTAGTAGTCCTTCATTCTACTCTGATTGAAAGCGTTGATGTAACAGAGGGACTGGAAAAAGGCGGCATGATACTTATTAATACCCATAAAAAACCTGATGATTATCCTCAGCTTTCCTCTTTTAGTGTTGCCACAGTTGATGCTTCTTCAATTGCCTATTCCCATGGCCTCGGGAATCCTTCATCCCCTATTGTAAACACAGCAATACTTGGGGCTTTTTTGAAGATTACAGAGATTGTTCCTTTTAAGTCACTGGAAAAAGCAATAGCAGAGGAGATTCTTGTTAATACTGAAAAAAACATACTGGCTGCAAGGGATGCATATAAGATGTGCAGGTTTGAGCTCAAAGAGAATTTGAAGAGAGAAAAAG
- a CDS encoding Vi polysaccharide biosynthesis protein VipB/TviC, with protein sequence MQNCLIAGGAGFIGSNLCKELLERGHFVRVLDNLSTGKIENIKPFINKIEFIQGDLRSGDDVRKACSEVDYIFHQGAIPSVTRSVQDPIPSNDSNISGTLNLLIAAREAKVKRFIFASSSSVYGDSPSLPKKEDMKPNPLSPYAITKLTGGYYCKVFFSLYGLETVALRYFNVFGPNQEPTSPYSGVISIFIKKLLEKNSPLVYGNGEQSRDFTFVKNVVQANIFAATSPDAAGKIINISCGDRIDLNKMLGQLNRILNLDIKPTYIDPRPGDIMHSRADISLAREILGYKPLVSFEDRLLETVRWYQEDRKEIDN encoded by the coding sequence ATGCAAAATTGTCTTATTGCCGGCGGAGCGGGTTTTATAGGTTCTAATCTCTGCAAAGAATTACTTGAGAGAGGACACTTTGTAAGGGTTCTTGATAATCTTTCAACAGGAAAGATTGAAAACATAAAGCCATTTATTAATAAGATCGAATTCATTCAGGGAGATTTAAGATCCGGAGATGATGTCAGAAAAGCCTGCTCGGAGGTTGATTACATATTCCACCAAGGAGCAATTCCTTCAGTCACAAGGTCTGTTCAGGACCCTATACCATCAAATGATTCCAATATTTCAGGCACATTAAATTTATTAATTGCTGCAAGGGAAGCAAAGGTAAAAAGATTTATTTTTGCAAGTTCCTCTTCTGTGTATGGTGATTCCCCTTCCCTTCCAAAGAAAGAGGATATGAAACCAAACCCCCTTTCCCCATACGCAATTACAAAACTCACAGGGGGATATTACTGCAAAGTATTTTTTTCCCTCTACGGGCTTGAAACAGTAGCTCTCAGGTACTTCAATGTCTTTGGTCCAAATCAGGAACCAACATCCCCGTATTCAGGAGTCATATCAATATTTATAAAAAAGCTTCTTGAGAAAAATTCTCCCCTTGTTTACGGAAATGGAGAACAGTCAAGAGACTTCACCTTCGTAAAAAATGTTGTCCAAGCAAATATTTTTGCAGCAACTTCTCCTGATGCAGCAGGAAAAATCATCAATATCTCCTGCGGAGACAGAATTGATCTCAATAAAATGTTAGGACAGCTTAATAGAATTTTAAACTTGGATATAAAACCAACCTACATCGACCCGAGGCCCGGTGACATAATGCACTCTCGGGCTGACATCTCTCTTGCCAGAGAAATTTTAGGTTATAAACCCCTGGTCTCATTTGAAGATAGGTTACTTGAAACAGTCAGGTGGTATCAAGAAGATAGAAAAGAAATAGACAATTGA
- a CDS encoding phosphomannomutase produces MNPQIFREYDIRGLVDVDLTEDIVTKIGVGFGTYMAVSGKRKLSVGYDIRLSSERFKDALIKGLTSAGCDCINIGMVPSPVLYFSLFHLDVDGGVMITGSHNPPEFNGLKLCDNKTSLYGEEIQRVRKIIEEGKFSKGNGNITSRNITEDYIELIKNKIKLRRKLRVVLDAGNGTASLIAPKLIKGIGCDVTELFCEPDGRFPNHHPDPTVPKYLESLIATVKKEKADVGIGYDGDADRIGVIDDRGEIIWGDQLLVIFSREVLKKGKAPIIFEVKCSQVLNDDILKHGGIPIMWKAGHSLLKSKMKEEKSPLGGEMSGHMFFADGYFGYDDAIYASCRLLEILSNTDLRLSEILKDLPKMYNTPEIRVNCPDETKFSVVEDVKKYFKEKYKTIDIDGVRITFENGWGLVRASNTQPVLVLRFEADSQKALEEIKKIVFDKLAQYPGVSIPE; encoded by the coding sequence ATGAATCCACAGATATTCAGGGAATATGACATAAGAGGGTTAGTTGATGTTGACTTGACTGAGGATATTGTTACAAAAATAGGAGTTGGATTTGGTACATACATGGCAGTATCAGGTAAAAGAAAATTATCTGTTGGCTATGATATCAGGCTGAGTTCAGAGCGTTTTAAGGATGCCCTCATCAAAGGGCTCACATCTGCTGGCTGCGATTGCATTAATATCGGAATGGTGCCAAGCCCTGTTCTTTATTTTTCCCTGTTTCATCTTGATGTTGACGGAGGTGTGATGATAACAGGCAGCCATAACCCTCCTGAGTTTAATGGACTGAAGCTATGCGATAACAAAACATCTCTTTATGGTGAAGAGATTCAGAGAGTCAGAAAAATCATCGAAGAAGGGAAATTCAGCAAAGGAAATGGAAATATCACTTCAAGAAATATAACTGAAGACTACATAGAGCTTATAAAAAATAAAATAAAGCTAAGAAGAAAGCTCAGGGTAGTTTTGGATGCAGGAAACGGAACAGCATCTTTAATAGCTCCAAAACTGATAAAAGGAATAGGCTGTGATGTAACAGAGCTTTTCTGTGAACCTGATGGAAGATTCCCGAATCACCATCCTGACCCTACAGTTCCAAAATACCTGGAATCGCTCATTGCAACAGTAAAAAAAGAAAAAGCAGATGTTGGTATTGGGTATGACGGTGACGCTGATAGAATCGGTGTGATTGACGACAGGGGAGAAATAATATGGGGCGACCAGCTTCTTGTCATATTTTCAAGGGAAGTCCTGAAAAAAGGAAAAGCCCCTATTATCTTTGAAGTAAAATGCTCACAGGTGCTCAATGATGACATATTAAAACACGGAGGAATACCAATAATGTGGAAGGCAGGGCATTCTCTTTTAAAGAGCAAGATGAAGGAAGAAAAATCTCCTCTTGGAGGTGAGATGAGCGGACATATGTTCTTTGCAGATGGCTACTTTGGGTATGATGATGCAATCTATGCCTCATGCAGGCTTCTTGAAATCCTCTCAAATACAGATTTAAGGCTTTCTGAAATACTTAAAGACCTTCCAAAGATGTATAATACCCCTGAAATCCGTGTTAACTGCCCTGATGAAACAAAGTTCAGTGTTGTTGAAGATGTAAAAAAATATTTCAAGGAAAAATATAAGACCATTGACATTGATGGTGTAAGAATAACCTTTGAAAACGGCTGGGGCCTTGTAAGGGCTTCAAACACACAGCCTGTTCTTGTCCTGAGGTTTGAAGCTGATTCCCAGAAGGCACTGGAAGAAATAAAAAAAATTGTCTTTGACAAACTGGCTCAGTATCCCGGAGTTTCAATCCCTGAATAA